One genomic window of Solanum dulcamara chromosome 12, daSolDulc1.2, whole genome shotgun sequence includes the following:
- the LOC129876884 gene encoding elicitor-responsive protein 3-like: MPSGTLEVFLVNAKGLEDQNWLTSMNPYVVITCRTQEKESGVASGEGSDPEWNETFVFTISSDVEEITLKIMDKDTFSSDDFVGEATIPLHEVLREGEVSERAYNVVKDEEYCGEIKLSLTFTSELGSHRRSHDEEYGGRRKSRHDSRGSNVEEYGGRRKSRNDSGGSDEEEHRGRRKSLDGSAGSDEEEYGGRRKPRDNPPRGSDEDDYGGRRRSSDRRRGNDEDNYGGYRE; this comes from the exons ATGCCAAGTGGGACGCTTGAAGTTTTTCTTGTAAATGCCAAAGGCCTTGAAGACCAAAATTGGCTCA CTAGTATGAATCCTTATGTGGTCATCACCTGTCGaactcaagagaaggaaagTGGTGTTGCATCAG GTGAAGGATCTGATCCTGAGTGGAATGAGACCTTTGTTTTCACCATCAGTAGTGATGTTGAAGagatcaccctcaagattaTGGATAAAGATACTTTCAGTTCAGATGATTTTGTTGGAGAAGCAAC AATTCCCTTACATGAAGTGTTGCGCGAAGGAGAGGTGTCAGAACGCGCTTACAATGTTGTCAAGGATGAAGAATATTGTGGAGAGATAAAACTCAGCCTCACCTTCACATCTGAG TTGGGTTCTCATAGAAGAAGTCATGATGAAGAATACGGTGGACGTAGAAAATCACGTCATGACTCCAGAGGATCTAATGTAGAAGAATACGGTGGACGTAGAAAGTCACGTAATGATTCTGGAGGATCTGATGAAGAAGAACATCGTGGACGTAGAAAATCACTTGATGGCTCTGCAGGATCTGATGAAGAAGAATATGGTGGACGTAGAAAGCCACGTGATAACCCGCCCAGAGGATCTGATGAAGATGACTATGGTGGACGTAGACGATCAAGTGATCGTCGTAGAGGAAATGATGAAGACAACTATGGTGGATATAGAGAATAG